The DNA region aaataattaaaatatttttgtttacttaaatttaagcaaatcttttaattttataaaattttataattcgatattttatttctaaaatatttttaattctaaaatacttttctataaaaatattcaaatctgTACATACTAAtatgctataaatataaaagtttaaaaaataaaaatttttacaaacattgttaaaaaagatttatcattgaaatttaaaaaatattacacacaaaaattgtataaaatgagAGATCAttagacaaaataatttataaaagcttAGTGTATCCAGATTACATAAAACAGTCACTTccacaaattatatttgtgcaaatatttattcttttgatgTTTTCTGATAAAAgttcttgaaaatatatcttaatattcttttcttaaaaaaaaattcaagttttgGCATTGGTGAAGATGTAAGTTGCAGTTTTAATAtactactttattattatattactttaattttaatatactactaactatatagttttaatatactataacCTAACCTAACAAGAGAGAATAACTATTTGACTAACTTTTTTGTTGAcacttacatttatattaaattttacaaaatgttaaatattaaataaatattgtatgtaatcatcttaatatttaacaaataatttacttgttataaaatctgaatacaccaaattttcatattttatttcgtataGTCTTCTCTTGTGTCCGAAACTTTTAGAATGATTTTCCTGCCatacaaatgcaaaaattttatttatatattttacgagctgctaaatcgaaaaaaaataattaatcaagagAGATAATAGAtttgtagtttttttatattaattacttaaaaattagaattcttttcaaaagtactatatatatttctccttTAATATACCGGAAGTTATTCATGTGTCATAAAATTTGAAGAGTCACCATCATGTTTTATGTGATGTGTGCATTACTACAATGCGTGACGTCATCGTATGATTATACTGAATAAGATGATGTCACGCTTGAAATGTAGAATCGTAATCTTCGAATCGAATCAATTCCTggatattctcttttatcttaataataatagtaattcaTGCTTTTATCAAATGTGAAATAGCAAagcaaacaattattaaataaaatcttcgtgataagataaaatgatgaagatatgattatttataattggacAATTGATTAAATGACAATTTACTATTtccacattaattaataatgttataattatttgcacaaaaataatattattaatatttatttaattacagagAGAGatggcaaaattaattttaaaaatatttttaaaacattaatttttgtaataatgtgatacgaatgagaaaaatggacataaaaagaatattataataagatattgaaataaaaattaaaaaaaatatactatgttATACCAACATGCTTTAGTTAtttgaaaagagaagaatgtatatttaatttttattcagaataaaaataatagaattataaaatgtgtttaattaaatgttaattatattaacgttTATAGAGCAATTCAACATAGCATGTAAAGctttaaaaactaatatagaaaaataatctttataaaaatattataatttacaaaatatcggtttatttaactttttaaattataaaatttttgaaaataaaataaattattttttactaataattaggacctttttctctctcttaaaaagacttctataaatattaattaaagttaattaaattgtcaataacatttacaaaaataggATTTGTGTGAATATATGTAGATTCATAGCAGTTGCATTACAacttttttgacatttaatgtgtatttaatttatagcaaTTTTGTTATCGTCTAACCACATTAACTTACTAATTGTGTTTCACattaaaaatcacaataaaatgcttcttttatagttttttataatttcttaagcTAAAAGTAATCACCACTCATAACGAGCGTCATGACTAAAGCGTCCATGTGGTTGTTCGATGCGTAAACACCACACGACGTAAAAGTCGGCGCATTTCTGTCAATCGTAAAAATTGAGACTAGCCCCGACGCGCCTCCATAATGCGTGGTCGGTCTTCAGCATCAGTCGTCATTGAACCTCCGTCTCGCGAGCAGCCACGACCGTTCGTTCAATCGAGAGCATAAACACGTAAGTACAcactgtattatatatacgacgCCGAACACGCCCGATGAATGAATGCACGCACTTCGgaatcattttctctctctctctctctctctctctctctcgcacacattttttacaaaatgtaaatttgaagaaaacgCTATACCCGAAGAGGCTTCTAAGACGCTTCCGACGCGTCTTGTTTGAGATTCTTTGTTCGTGCTATCCTTTTGTGTGCCGCTCTCTGTGGGTCGATTGATCTTAATCGGTTGGggggaaaaatattagaataaaacaaaCGTTACTCCGCATAAATGTCGAAAAATTatggtaaaaattatattttgcgaaaaaaaatatagccgATTGTAAAACTAAATGCTGACATAATTTTTGGGTAGTGAAGAGAAGAGGGACGTATAAACTGTtgaaaggaaatattttgcttGAATAATACTTTGTCGTGAGTTACGCGAATGATGTCATATGacagttacattttttttgaatGACACAGTTCATTGGGAAAAATAAGCAAGTGAATTTGAtaagtttattaattgtaagtttataattttcaaagcatttttttatacaattttgttttctaattaataatgcaatcctttaattacaaagtaattatcagcgatatttttaatagcataaagataacgtaaaaataattcaaaattaatatataaatattaagatcttgattttatcatttttgtatatatatatatatatatatatatatatatatatatatatatatatatacatatatagaatatatatggatataaaaaaaatatattatatatatattttttcttttaatacatttttaaaaatgtactcTAActcgggagagaaagagagagagaaagcccgaaaaaattataaaaatggagTCAAGGCAGTGGCAAGCAACGTGAAAGTGTGTTCTATACCCTTTTGGGTATAGAAATGCGTTCTTTTTACTTACGCGATATATGACTGCACTTTACTCCTCAACGCTTAATTTACATCGCTTACGTGTTTGAAATTGCAGATTATTGAGAATAATAACGAGATCTCGTTACCCGTATCAGGTTTCCGACTTAATTTACGTGCCCGAGGGAATAAACAATCCGAACGACCTACATTTGCGTTTTGAATCACGCTGCTTCAGTTTGACATTAAAAAtcttactatttatttatctcattattaatttttaaatcttctcaatattatttttgcatgtgtgtgcgatatattatttttgcacttattctcttttatggaagattatttttgtcgtgtgtgataaaattaatatattttaatgcttatATGTATGCTTATATATGTGCGCGTTtggctatttaatattaatttttttttttataatatttattatattatttattgataataactATTTGATAAGCTTTGTATAGATTAATTggacaaaaatgaaaattattaattttgaagatatatACAGGTTGTCTCGCTGAAAGTAGTCAacccttttatcttttaaaaaaaagatagatcttaacaaatgtaaacaatattgaattaaataataaattcaaactaAACTCTATTATGAGAGCTTTCAAACAGCGCTACAGcttttattatcgaaatatttattatttaaaaaaaaaaattatatactctcCATTTGTTAACACTGATAGCTTGTGTAACCAACTATTACGCttacaataaaattcattaaaccatttaatttgatattatttattatgaactatctcttttaatttaaaaaataaaagaaggtaGCCACTTTTAggaccctgtatatatatgatattattttttttaaatgtaacaatTTACTAGATAAGATATTTTGTTCTTATCGCACAAAGATGAAACATCGCTATTAATTTCGCTTTGATGACTCAAgcacgatttaaaaaatttattgacacACACATTAGCAAATAAGTATTCTGCAATGACGATATAGATATGCAGAACGCATCGTTATTTCTACCAGTTTCGTTGCATTCTATCTATCTTGGGTATGTCATGGTCGTGCCGAGTCACTTGTCATTCATTGAGAAATGacgtaaagtttattttacgatTGATGTAATTCAGCTCGAACTATTTTTATCACTATTGTGGATCtatacatgtaattatattgtgaGCGTGCATTCTTTAGAAACAATTTAGAGTctcgaaatttataaataacatgtattccgaaaatcatatatctaaataaagtaTCAATAACAGTTGATTGTCATGTCATGTATGATTTCACGAACCTGTATcacttttaattcaaaaacttTGTATGCGTGGCAtttgataagataatttttatggtattctataaatatattattttatcacatcattatttcaatgttacagcatgtataaaaattttgtttcacgcgaaaataataataaattttattacataagaaaaagatggcaaaagaaattttatacataaaaaggtaatgtgaaaaaaaaatgtaaaaatgttgaCAATATGCtagtaattaaaaagacaaatttaaattcacaactattaaaaaataataaatgcagtcatcatgtattaaaattatcgtgataattcaattatttaattaaattaattgtatgtaaaattccttatattattaaagcatGAAAGCGTAACAAGTCTCatcaaataatacattttattatcttttagtaTGCTCGTATATTTTTCTGCATACAGAGAGGCTCACACCAACGTTCACTTTAACTGAGCACTACGCATTTCCGGTCTCGTTTATGTGACTTTAGTTTAGTTATCGATTTTCTAGTCTTCATTCTTCTTTATCATTCATTATGTTTTAATGCGACTTACGTTCTGTGCTTATAgtcgctatatttttttttgtacgttCCATATTCATCAATCGTTActaattatacacataattcAAGATGcgcatttttgtataaaaatacacaagaatgtgtttttacatatttaaacaaatgagagattgattataatttatattttttctacttgTAGATTAGACAAAATGGCTACTGTCACGAGGTTGTCGATCATAAAATCCCTTGAACttgtaagtatattaataaatatttttatatatatttttataattagtattatatacataagattACACATAAGTGTCCTTAATTTAATGATTGgcatcttattatattttaattacaattttaattacataatattatttaatttttgtaaatgtaattatttatgtaaatgttaatttaatgcttttgtcataaatcaatttcaagcataatattattttatttgtaaaatgcaaatttttatacacattaacACATATCTCATAGTGCaatgtatgtttatttaattgactTTAAATTCTACGGTGTAATAACTAGAAAAGGATTATGAACGTCGTAAATCATCTCATTCTCTTTGAATGAATAAACTCAACAGCCGACTGTATGATGTCACGTTActagatattaataaacataatctGAAACacgcacataaaatatttactagcAAACTATTGcgatagaaaaacaaaaattgttcatATCCGTTGTCTCAAAAAATTCCTTTACTCTCAGCATCCTTGAGAAAATACGCAATTCCATGTTCCAAATTTGTCGATGTTTCTTGCACACATATATCTCCAGCCGCGAGAGAAACAGTATCCTCGAGGTCATCTAACACTCGTCTCTAGGAACTCTATCAAGAGCGctctcgaatttatttttaacgtaatGGTACTGCGCTGTTTCTTCCAATCGATCGACCTAACTTAGGGATACGCGTACGTCACGATCGCGCTTTTCTGAGATCGAGAAAATCGATGCAGCGCGCGCGTCAATATCGCACACTGTTGTTGGGCGTAGCATTCCGCGCTGCATATCTTTCGCGATTCGTAAGGCGACGAGAATGGAGAGTGACATAATCGCCACTGATTATCGCACAAGAGCTTCTCTTCTCTTATTATGGTCCGCTCCGTGTCGTCCGCAAGTCGACCTGTATGAGAGTTTCCGTTATAATTCGTTGGAACTACGGGTCATATTGCGGGAAGGCTACGCCTTTCGTGCGACAAGCCTTTCTCATTGTCGATCGTGTTTtttggcgaaaaaaaaaattaattttatttattgtatattgaaatatatcatacactttattttgcattaattaaaattgttaacagtatatatatttgcgtaatTTCCCCAAATGTCATCAAATGTCAAATcattattgaaaatgtaaaatttttaagtagtGAATATTgggataaattaataatttagataattcttacttttattacataaaacaatCAAGTACTTAAAAATTGTTCTTAAGAACATTTATCTTggcaaatatttatctacTTTTGTTTACGAATTAACGCCCACTCTTAGCTTAAGCTTGCGATATTTTAACTGCACCAGCAGatgctttataaatataattttagagttCCCTCCTCTTGTTTGATTTCTTCCTGAAGTTTCTTAACGAGTAcagtattattttgcaatgatTTTTCAGATAAACTGTAGTAGAACATTTGATTTTACttgttgataaataaaaataaaaatatacatattctctacaaaaataaatatgatttattttgtctgcagtcttatataaaataattagcattattattctgtctttctctctaaaaattctatgtaaaataaaaaaattagcaagATACAAATGTATATCTTGAATTAATATGTTGACTAATATCGAAacgtacaaataaaaatttcttgtgcTACTTTCTTTACTTAACACACGTGtctagaatataatatatttacatcgctaattaatatatatacctcGCTACGTCATAGTCACTTCTCATTGTCAGTGACAGATCTGGTAAATGCGGCACATAGCATTGCGATGTAATATCGCGTGCTTATTGACGTACACGTGAGTGACCTAGCCCGAGGCTCTTTAAGATACACTCAGAATCAGGCATGTGTTCATCGTATCAAGGacgattaatgtaatttttaatattgacgcCTTAGAGATGATTTACagatgaaaattatgtaattgtgAAGTGTCtccataaatcaatttaattttcttttattcaatttttattgactgctaattatttttaaacatggtACTCTAATTAtggatgtttttaattttttttttacatattatatattgcatttattatatattaacatgaagatgttttatgttataaaaataaaaatttattctttttattaaaaaaaaaaaaaaaaatttaatatattatgtacaaaatattttcgtatgACTATAGAtgctttaagatttttttaagaactttCTAATCTTGGGATATTGATCGTCTTATTACAtcgtgttttattataatgaacaACATACTGTAAAAGGTGATTCTATTCATATGATTATAACTGTGCTAACCGAGCTATATCAAACAATTCGATTTTACGAGCCGACCTGTTGCCTGGAAATAAAAGTTCTTTGCCAACTGGGACAATAGtgagcaatattttatttataatgggATCGCGAAAGAGTCGACGGACTCTCTTTGAGTCGACCCAGTTTCGTGAGCTGACCTCTACATCTTTACTTTGGCGAATAAAAtgaactattataattatgcagaATGAGCGAGAGAttataaatcgaaaaaatggGACAAAATTTCAATAGGATTTTCAATAGGAAATTTCAATAGGAATTTCAATAGGACAAATTTTTTGTCGCACCTGGTCGGAAAAGTATTTgcctatatttttaagtatctcCCTCTAATTGCAGCTCTTGGTGTGCATCCTTATCGGACTGCACTATCACTCTTTCAATGCGGGAGATCAACATACCGCGATGATAACGATGGGCACATTCGGCGGATACTTGATTATCTTGGTCGGCTTGTTCATCGGCAGCGTGATGGGAACGCCGGTCAACCGTCGTGTGGTACGTGTTAGAGTAAATCTGTATcattgatacaatttttttttttttgatagatattgcaagatatatcttttattctagaagaagaaaaattaaggatagaattaaataaaataaaaaaaaaaattagtatttaatttCCTAGACaagatatatcaatttaaagttCATAACAACAGTACGATGATTTCCACTgaatgcgatttttttttttatctcttaggACCTCTTCTTCTCGCTCGTTGGATGCGCTCTTTTCGTGGCTACGGGCGCGCTTAACATCGACTACTTCGACAAAATCGCGCGCAAATCATCGTTTCGTGATACCGGTTTGGCCAAAGGATCTATCAGTATCATCGAGGGCGCTATTTTTCTCGCAGATGCATTCCTTACGTTTCGGGGGGAGAATTGAGATCTGAATCGTTTTCAAGTACAATAGAGGGACTGCACGGCCGGCTGTTCGGTGTTAACCACATTCCGCAATCGACGGAAATCTTTTCTATAAAGGATATACTGCCAAGAAGTTTCCTGATATATGAAAGAAACTTCTTTTCTAGCCGGGTAGTCAAATATgggaaatatttatacagaaatCCAGGATTCGGgtcttttattacttttttttttttcatcaattttacaCGCATGCttctttgtttaatttgaTAACTTGTTATAGAGAATTCTAATTTGAAAACCtataggattttttttttttataaattaaattattaattaggcAGTTTTCTTCTgaataagaagaaattttcgGGTTTATTTAAGAGCcagagttttaaataatatattattgcgttAGTACCTAACACCGATGATAGTACAAAACGTGCAGGGATcacaaaaatgatatatatgcgtattttatacatatatatatatatatatatatatatatatatatatatatatatatatgttaatattaataagaggCAGTCTCTTAGAAGCAGGCCAGTTGATTCTAtaatcgttaataataatgtactgACATTAtgcaattgtaaatttaaattatgatactGTTAGAGTCTAACAAGAATAGCAgcaacggaaaaaaaaagaaaagaagaagaacaaTAAATATCATGACATGTTTTTCTATATGATCCTATTTGCGTGTGTATTTCGATGCTAAATATTCATCGTGGCGATCTCGAATCATTCATTGtcttttcacaaatatttgtgaatatttatcttttatttgtacGTTTTTACGCTaagatttcaataataaaggATTATATATGAACAGAACTGCGGAgagaatgtatttatatgcacagttggaaaatttgtgttttcttgttaaaaaatatgccagttaaaatttttgtattaaatatttaatatattcatgtgttaaggatgttctggatgtacaatagtagcaaaaaattgttaaaattaaaaagaaaacatatttcttacgtttatattgtttaaaagattaaaaaaataaacttgggttatgaaaaaaattaagtatcacaaaataatatggattttgacgttttcgtaaaagaaaatagttgtaattaatatttttcctaatttatggcaaaaacttttgatcgtgaatatcttctgaaatcaattgtaaaaaaacaataaaaaacaagtaatttgcagaaagagaaaaagagacagataatatttttctacaatttttagtaaataatttttaaacgaattagtggatctaaatcgaGTTtggcacaaatatttattaaaatttccttaatatatgtgaaaatttttatttcattggtaatatttttttttttgtcaaatttttcaataagtgctacaatagacgcttttccataagaatcaatagtaactttaaatttaaataacttccaaaccattaagagaattgtgcttagtttttgcacaaatatgcagaagaaatagtagaaaaatctatgaaattttaatacttttgttagtatttcaatatatgtcacatacatccttaactTAACATATCACtattgtgttaattaaattaaaatgttaaattatcaaaacaattgaaaaaagtgtaaaaataacacaatgtgcatatattttaattttacacaatagatatgttctgtattattagtgacaggatatatttgttaaaatttatagaaaaaaatattttattctacaagaGTGAAAGTGGCTGCAGActgtcaataatatttttccaagttaattttattattaaaaatatgttgattttatacaaaatttatttcaaattactttaagagttgcatttattttgatttaaaatattaacattgtgTTATCATTCaacatgtattaaatttaaattaacagaaaaatttgtGTGGACCGTTTGGGACATGCAATATCTGTTAAATTtgacacaaatttttcaactgtgTGATATTTCTCACCATTTCTCTGACACTCTTTCCTCTCATCCATCGCCTTCATTgcaaaatacgaaaatatttgaatgcgGTTCGCACGCTTGTTGTCATGTTGCACAAAGCAGACGAGACGTTATACAACAAAGCACAGGAAGTTTCACTTTCACTCTATGTAAGAGCTGCACAATGCATTCGAAAAAAACAATCTtggacatatgtatattttatcgcgtGTGACTTAGTAGTGGTAAAGCACGGAATTACTTTAATGCGAGTAGGTAATGTTTGTTTGTTTCTAAcaagaaaatctaaaatattttttatttagatttgtaataaattggaGAAAGTGAATTGTAAAAGAGAgcaaaacacacacacacacacattatatatactctTAAAAAGCGTAGTGAAATAGATCGAATATCAATTAAGACCAGCAGACTTCTCGATTTCTATTCAACCAACcgtatatattgcattatttctctcttataaattGCTTTCTCTTATTTGGAACacagtgtataaatatatctcattatattccatttttaaaGAACACAGTACTTTCTTCTTGATTATTTCAGTCTGTTTTAGTAAGCCATTTAATGATTatccattatttaaatttatatgactaATTGATTGTTTGCTTATTGATTCTCTCTTATTCAGCTAAtccagaatttttaaataaaaataaaaatattcataaatgaaCTCTTTATTCATCTGCTCTCGTCAAtgccaattattttcttgattacGTCAGGCAGCagttcattataatataattgtcttattagaaaattttcttggaaattcgagaaaaaattaatttattatatatggtcatacacacacatacacacacgcatgcgcgcgcgcgcacacatacacacacaaatatatgattttttcccattttttCTGGGgcaaattatttgaaagaattatttatattatattaatcttgttagaaatttaaattatttttttatctattaaattcagcataaaattcatttatatataattagcatataaagtatatcttaCCATAAGTAAAACatagaaacaaaaaagttatctgcatcaagataattaaaatgtaataataaaaaaatatttaaatgcaatatatatatgtatatagggtGTTTCAGATTAATGAAGCTTCAGagtcttataggaaattgaatttgaaacaaaaaagttcCTATAAATCGGGAACGGAAAcgctttattaaaaagttgtagctaataaactttctttaagaaagtaattatttatcattaaaatttaataaaaaatttttacatttgcaaTGTTTGCACTATGAATGTAGTTCACACACAGACCATCGAAAGAAGGTTTTCTTCAAGTTTCTCCTTTTTtcgtgtttatttattttcttttttattttcttctttattttctttcaaacatcttatcagaattaaatgaaattagtGTAATTCAGTTTGTTATTTCATTACccatcagatttattttattacttttttttaaatgaatataaggttttgaagttattaaaaatcattagaaAAACGTGATTTTTCGAAGTTTATTACCTATAACTTTCTAACGAAGCCTTTTCAAACCTATGTTTATAGgaacttttttgtttcaaattcaaTTCCCTATAAGACCTTGAAGTTTCATTAATCTGATCTGGAATATcctgtatatagatatatatatatattttttttaaatggaattatatacatattttattcatattattatttatgtacgaTAAGAATTCCTTTCctcatttacattaaaaatttttatttttaaatgtcgaGATCTCAATTCGAGATCTCGATTCGAGATCTCTCGAAATCGCAATCGAATCGATTCTTACAATCGCGACCGTAGTGTATAGCGCGTCATGAGAGGCCGCCAGCTGTCAGGCCGCTTTTCCGCGcgtatgcatgtgtgtgtgcgcgcgcgcgcgtggtgCATGATGCGAACGGAGTAGTGCATgcatcgtcgccgtcgtcgcggCCGTTCTTGGCAAGGGCAAGATTCGtactttatttatcaattatagcGCTGATGCGCGGTGCGTAGCGTTAAATGTGCGTGCAGGATGTCGAACCCAGGCGGTAGCAGGAGGAATGGAGCCATGAAGATCCGTTTGACGAGTGAGTGCGGAGCATTAATCCCGACAACGTCGGGCGCTATGCGTGAAAGTCACGGTTTGGTTTGCACGCACGACGAGAGAACACCTACCTACagtacctacctacctatccACCTACCTACGCTCGGCCTGTTTTTGTTTGGGCATCGTTCAATATGGCCCCGCGTGCGCCGTGTTCTTCCGCGGGGAGGCTTCGACGCGAAACGTCAAAACGTTCGGGGGGATACCCTGAATGAACGATACAAGTTTCGCCGTGGCTCCCTCGCCCTTTTGGTTATGTGCTTACCTCCTTCGGCAACGGGGGCGACCCCACCGCGAGCACTCTCCGGGAGGTCAATGAAAATCTTAATTGTGAATAGTCGAGAAGTGTCATTATCTCCATGATATCCTTGACAAGGCTCATGCAAGGAA from Cataglyphis hispanica isolate Lineage 1 chromosome 22, ULB_Chis1_1.0, whole genome shotgun sequence includes:
- the LOC126857755 gene encoding uncharacterized protein LOC126857755, whose protein sequence is MATVTRLSIIKSLELLLVCILIGLHYHSFNAGDQHTAMITMGTFGGYLIILVGLFIGSVMGTPVNRRVDLFFSLVGCALFVATGALNIDYFDKIARKSSFRDTGLAKGSISIIEGAIFLADAFLTFRGEN